In Clostridium swellfunianum, a genomic segment contains:
- a CDS encoding DUF2334 domain-containing protein codes for MKKVLKLLTIFLMLTVSIFSANKLNKIIKTNSVDKNTILASFHSSKSAFNSKRFRKDAFSQMQSNIVKDVNIFIDNKDISSKDLILCNYNRYYFKVSDIETVLNCSIKLAEDTFSVYKDNSKSERSYIHPYLTYDNTPYISMIDLTESLGLTLSWDYESKTLRFYKLKSELSRQSRKQYKKPALIRLEDITAGLSYKKSDNLQKLRIMSDLMYSRDLPFHIAWIPRYLKPSSNIDNDLLKVYSLSNVDFVYTLDYMTAKGGIIGLHGYSHQYDDTETCVGSEFGRNPKVTPEYTKERVELAINTAKQLDIPFEFFESPHYNSTKEQQQVIEKYFDYMYEPAKNTYNTMPILSKGNNKTIYVPTPLGYVQNESAESIIKRINSKPKDHVASFFYHPYIEFDYIKLLNKDGYPEYDYSESSILKQILKALDAKGFSPVKITDIKIS; via the coding sequence ATGAAAAAAGTATTAAAATTATTAACTATATTCTTAATGTTAACAGTAAGCATATTTTCAGCCAACAAACTTAATAAAATAATTAAGACCAATTCCGTTGATAAAAACACTATTCTAGCCTCGTTTCATTCCAGCAAATCAGCTTTTAACAGTAAAAGATTTAGGAAAGATGCTTTCTCACAGATGCAATCTAATATTGTTAAGGACGTAAACATTTTCATAGATAATAAGGATATATCTTCAAAAGATTTAATCCTATGTAATTATAATAGATATTATTTTAAGGTGTCTGATATTGAAACCGTATTAAACTGTTCTATAAAATTAGCAGAGGACACTTTTTCTGTTTATAAGGATAATTCCAAAAGTGAACGAAGCTATATACACCCTTATTTAACCTATGACAATACACCTTATATATCTATGATAGATTTAACTGAGTCACTAGGGCTTACACTTTCATGGGACTATGAATCTAAAACTCTGCGTTTTTATAAGCTTAAATCAGAATTGTCTCGTCAATCCAGAAAACAGTATAAGAAACCGGCTTTGATTAGATTGGAAGATATAACAGCAGGTCTTAGCTATAAAAAAAGTGATAATTTGCAAAAGCTAAGGATTATGTCAGATTTGATGTATTCAAGGGATTTGCCTTTTCACATAGCTTGGATTCCAAGATACCTTAAGCCAAGCTCTAATATTGACAATGACTTGCTTAAGGTGTATTCATTGTCAAATGTAGATTTTGTTTATACATTAGACTATATGACAGCAAAAGGTGGTATCATAGGCCTTCATGGATACTCTCATCAATATGACGACACAGAAACCTGTGTAGGCTCTGAGTTTGGAAGAAACCCAAAGGTAACCCCTGAATATACCAAAGAAAGAGTAGAGCTTGCGATAAATACGGCAAAACAGCTAGATATTCCATTTGAATTTTTTGAAAGTCCTCATTATAACAGTACCAAAGAGCAACAGCAGGTTATAGAGAAATATTTTGATTATATGTACGAACCTGCTAAAAATACCTATAATACTATGCCAATTTTAAGTAAGGGGAACAATAAAACTATTTATGTTCCAACTCCTTTAGGCTATGTACAGAATGAAAGTGCGGAATCAATTATAAAACGAATAAATTCAAAACCTAAGGATCATGTCGCTTCCTTCTTTTATCATCCTTATATAGAATTTGATTATATTAAGCTTTTAAATAAAGATGGATATCCGGAATATGATTACTCTGAGTCTTCAATACTGAAGCAAATTTTAAAAGCTCTTGATGCAAAGGGCTTCAGTCCTGTAAAAATAACAGATATAAAAATATCATAG
- a CDS encoding glycosyltransferase family 39 protein → MFKKYFNNFLHYAVIIALLFPFRFGISHLLYLANSSKSKAFIVVITLMFLFSIYYYNRGHKKLKVNFDSINDKKLLPTIIISAFILRLLWIIAVPTQPVSDFELIYQTAGQASAGNFTSFQGIAYFARFTHNVVTVLYFSIFYKFTANPLFLIKFSNVIFQTASIYALYLVAKQLFNKEKALLCAIIMAFFPPFIMYTSEIMSENLAMPIYLFSIYLFLRGIDTDKNKFFIISGVLLSAANMFRMVGIIFIIAYIVYNFIYKAIKLGLKNNVITLASYLIPLYLVSQSLISAGVTDTHLWKPKESNFTSILRGSSIQYNGRWNVEDASLPEKYNYDMDKVNAAAKEIVIKRYTTTPFLKLTSHFINKLSMQWGIGDFGASGWTIQNADNTSVGSALKYRYYEIYFVTQLIYLIMLIRIFIVMLKKDYVQIEKINFFYILFGGFILLYLISENQERYSFIVSWIFIILQLGFTPKLNNAK, encoded by the coding sequence ATGTTTAAAAAGTACTTTAATAACTTTTTGCATTATGCAGTTATAATAGCATTATTATTTCCATTTCGCTTTGGAATCTCTCACCTTTTATATCTTGCAAATTCAAGCAAGTCCAAAGCTTTTATTGTTGTTATAACTTTGATGTTTTTATTTTCAATTTATTATTATAATCGCGGTCATAAGAAACTAAAAGTAAATTTTGATTCGATTAATGATAAAAAACTCTTACCAACAATTATTATTTCAGCATTTATACTAAGACTGTTGTGGATTATAGCAGTTCCTACACAGCCTGTTTCCGACTTTGAATTAATCTATCAAACCGCTGGTCAAGCTTCCGCTGGAAATTTCACCAGTTTTCAAGGAATAGCTTACTTTGCTCGTTTTACACACAATGTAGTAACTGTTTTATATTTTTCTATATTTTATAAGTTTACCGCAAATCCACTATTTTTAATCAAATTCTCTAATGTAATATTTCAAACAGCTTCGATATATGCTTTATATCTTGTTGCCAAGCAATTGTTTAATAAGGAGAAGGCTCTTTTATGTGCTATAATAATGGCTTTCTTTCCTCCTTTTATTATGTATACCTCTGAAATAATGTCTGAAAATCTTGCTATGCCTATATACCTTTTTAGCATTTACTTATTCTTAAGAGGTATTGATACAGATAAAAATAAGTTCTTTATCATAAGTGGTGTTTTACTTTCTGCAGCTAATATGTTTAGAATGGTGGGTATTATTTTTATAATTGCCTACATTGTCTACAACTTTATTTATAAGGCAATAAAACTAGGTTTAAAAAACAATGTTATCACTTTAGCTTCTTATTTAATTCCTCTTTACTTAGTAAGTCAAAGCTTAATATCAGCTGGTGTGACTGATACTCATTTATGGAAGCCAAAAGAATCTAATTTTACCTCAATATTAAGGGGCTCAAGCATCCAATATAACGGAAGATGGAACGTCGAAGATGCCTCTCTTCCAGAAAAATACAACTATGATATGGATAAAGTAAATGCTGCTGCTAAGGAAATTGTTATTAAAAGATATACTACTACCCCTTTCCTTAAATTAACTAGTCATTTTATTAACAAGCTAAGCATGCAGTGGGGCATTGGAGATTTTGGTGCATCTGGCTGGACGATCCAAAATGCAGATAATACATCAGTGGGAAGTGCTTTAAAGTATCGCTATTACGAAATATACTTTGTAACTCAATTAATTTATTTAATTATGCTTATAAGAATATTTATTGTTATGTTAAAAAAAGATTATGTTCAAATTGAAAAAATCAATTTCTTTTACATTCTATTTGGAGGCTTCATACTCTTATATCTCATAAGTGAAAATCAAGAGAGATATTCCTTCATAGTATCGTGGATATTTATAATACTTCAGCTTGGTTTCACCCCCAAACTAAATAATGCCAAATAA
- a CDS encoding LTA synthase family protein, with protein MSEIVLQRQPIKGYFQKRVLYVLKDKPAMFVFISIYIKTLLFMNILDSSGASKLSLTFDTVYLYHVVSLFFILGLISFSFLTDKSGHLLLLIVTNLLFSIILVGDLWYFRGFNDFLSFHLLGELNNLNNLSNSVLSMSRPIDIIFIADNLVLILFFRVIRKKHSNFGKLKGTFTMLFGFSLLTIMLLHISLDYNGKNYKGPEFFKTQWVPQSTMRNLSPLGYHLYDTYVFIEDNRPYKMSNAEKSKIKDWFAYKNENLPDNQYKGMLSEKNLIIIQVESLENFVINNKHEGQEITPNLNKLLKNSLYFSNIYEQVNNGNSADADLMINTSLFPVRRGSTFFRFPNNNYNTLPKMLNKLGYTSRALHSDYGYYWNVEKALANFDFHEFKDIRGFDSSDVFWMGLTDESFFKQVNAIAVKDKDPFYYFTVTSTSHSPFEIPENFKGLQLSEAFDKTYMGGYFQSIHYTDKQIGRFIDSLERDGILDNSIIAIYGDHNGVHKYYSDEVSKLSEKEAWWENEGRVPFIVYSKNIAGEELKTIGGQIDMLPTLAYTLGIKKELYENSSLGRNLLNSKRSFALQNNGNIVGRSTLNEEEIKHIEQSFEISDRIIRSNYFKRMDE; from the coding sequence ATGAGTGAAATTGTCTTACAAAGGCAACCTATTAAAGGTTATTTTCAAAAAAGAGTTTTATATGTATTAAAAGATAAACCTGCTATGTTCGTATTTATATCCATCTATATAAAAACGCTGCTGTTTATGAATATTTTAGACAGCAGTGGAGCCTCAAAGCTAAGCCTTACTTTTGATACTGTATACCTATATCATGTTGTATCATTATTTTTTATATTGGGGCTTATAAGCTTTTCTTTTCTGACTGATAAAAGTGGTCATCTTCTACTGCTTATAGTAACAAACCTTCTATTTTCTATAATCCTAGTGGGAGACTTATGGTATTTCAGAGGTTTTAATGACTTCCTAAGCTTTCATCTTTTAGGTGAACTGAATAATTTAAATAATCTTTCAAACAGCGTTTTATCAATGTCAAGACCGATAGATATCATATTTATTGCTGACAATTTGGTTCTGATTTTATTTTTTAGGGTTATAAGAAAAAAACACTCAAACTTCGGTAAACTTAAAGGTACCTTTACAATGCTCTTTGGTTTCTCCTTATTGACTATTATGCTTTTGCATATATCTCTAGACTATAACGGGAAGAATTATAAAGGGCCTGAATTTTTTAAAACTCAATGGGTTCCTCAATCTACAATGAGAAATCTTTCTCCACTAGGCTATCACCTATACGACACCTATGTATTCATTGAGGATAACAGACCATATAAAATGAGTAATGCTGAGAAGTCCAAAATTAAGGACTGGTTTGCATACAAAAATGAAAATCTGCCTGATAACCAATACAAAGGTATGCTCTCAGAAAAAAACCTAATTATAATACAGGTTGAATCCTTAGAAAACTTCGTAATTAACAACAAACATGAAGGACAGGAGATTACTCCTAATTTGAATAAGCTTCTTAAAAACAGCTTATACTTTTCAAATATATATGAGCAGGTTAATAACGGCAACAGTGCTGATGCAGATTTAATGATTAACACTTCCTTGTTTCCTGTAAGGAGAGGAAGCACCTTTTTTAGATTTCCTAATAACAATTACAATACTCTTCCGAAAATGTTAAATAAACTAGGTTATACCTCCAGAGCTCTTCATTCTGATTATGGCTACTACTGGAATGTTGAAAAGGCTCTAGCAAACTTTGATTTTCACGAATTTAAAGATATACGAGGCTTTGACAGCTCCGACGTCTTTTGGATGGGGCTTACTGATGAAAGCTTCTTTAAACAGGTTAATGCTATTGCAGTGAAGGATAAAGATCCCTTCTATTACTTTACAGTAACTTCAACCTCCCACTCTCCTTTTGAAATTCCTGAGAATTTTAAAGGACTGCAGCTGAGTGAAGCTTTTGATAAAACCTATATGGGCGGTTATTTTCAAAGCATCCATTATACTGACAAGCAAATCGGAAGATTTATAGATAGTCTTGAAAGAGACGGAATCCTAGATAACTCGATTATAGCAATATACGGAGACCATAATGGGGTTCATAAATATTATAGCGATGAGGTATCCAAGCTATCAGAAAAAGAAGCTTGGTGGGAAAATGAAGGCCGCGTACCTTTTATCGTATACAGCAAGAATATAGCTGGTGAAGAATTAAAAACTATTGGCGGTCAGATAGATATGCTTCCTACTTTAGCATATACTCTTGGAATAAAAAAAGAACTTTATGAAAATAGTTCTCTAGGAAGAAACCTTTTGAATTCTAAAAGAAGCTTTGCTCTTCAAAACAACGGCAATATAGTCGGAAGAAGCACCTTAAACGAAGAGGAAATAAAGCATATAGAGCAGTCCTTTGAAATTTCTGATAGAATAATAAGGTCTAATTATTTTAAAAGGATGGATGAATAG
- a CDS encoding glycosyltransferase family 39 protein, with the protein MYNLKNESKNIKVLLTIITLLFFTICLVSIFAYGNGTLLGDLQNPNNDDVKFIRSAQILAETGVYTYHRPPNPTVFMMPGLPYTLALFILIFGKLNAALTAFRIFQAVLLTLCLLLTFLIGKKIFSSKVGIIAVLLNALYIPEVWISNLILTEALFKFFVLNLIYLSLFAIEEKKMFYYILGGISWGIATLYRPTIATFPIVILIMWIIKRYSFTDILKYTITVSLVLCAILSPWWTRNYKTFNEFIPLTKATGNPMLQGTYIHYNQSSRQTDGLDYSQFKYPAETEFENNDVEIAISKYRLKNLVPKNPLGFLYWYTIGKTFIQIGTVFFWNTFLGIHPAFAYIYHYFILLCAFFGMKHYFKDKQKNIMGLAIFGAIIYFIVVYLPFYVFSRYFYPAMPLVMIFAGVHIVKWLEGSKFQRFYNFIAN; encoded by the coding sequence GTGTATAACTTAAAAAACGAAAGCAAAAATATTAAAGTCTTACTGACAATAATAACATTACTGTTTTTTACTATCTGCCTTGTTTCTATATTTGCATATGGAAACGGCACCTTACTTGGGGATCTTCAAAATCCTAATAATGATGATGTCAAATTTATAAGAAGTGCTCAAATACTGGCTGAGACAGGTGTTTATACTTATCACAGACCACCTAACCCAACTGTATTTATGATGCCTGGGCTGCCTTACACCCTTGCTTTATTTATTCTTATCTTTGGAAAATTAAACGCTGCTTTAACTGCTTTTAGAATTTTTCAAGCAGTACTTTTAACCTTGTGCTTATTGTTAACCTTTCTAATTGGCAAAAAAATATTTAGTAGCAAGGTTGGAATAATTGCGGTTTTATTAAATGCTTTATATATCCCAGAGGTTTGGATTTCTAATTTAATTCTTACAGAGGCATTATTTAAATTCTTTGTATTGAATTTAATATATCTTTCACTCTTTGCTATAGAAGAGAAAAAAATGTTCTACTACATACTCGGCGGTATATCCTGGGGAATTGCTACGCTTTACAGGCCTACAATCGCGACCTTCCCTATAGTTATATTAATTATGTGGATAATAAAAAGATACAGCTTTACGGATATTTTAAAATATACTATTACTGTTTCTCTAGTTTTATGTGCAATACTAAGCCCTTGGTGGACAAGAAACTATAAAACCTTTAATGAATTTATACCTTTGACAAAAGCAACAGGAAATCCTATGCTTCAAGGAACCTATATCCACTACAACCAAAGCAGCAGACAAACTGATGGTCTTGACTATTCTCAATTTAAATATCCAGCAGAAACAGAGTTTGAAAATAATGATGTAGAAATTGCTATATCAAAATACAGATTAAAGAATCTAGTTCCTAAAAATCCTCTTGGATTTTTGTATTGGTATACTATAGGCAAAACCTTTATCCAGATAGGCACTGTTTTCTTCTGGAATACTTTCTTAGGAATACATCCTGCTTTTGCTTATATATATCACTATTTTATTTTATTATGTGCTTTCTTTGGCATGAAGCACTACTTTAAGGATAAACAAAAGAATATAATGGGCTTGGCAATTTTCGGAGCTATAATTTATTTTATAGTTGTATATCTGCCCTTCTATGTTTTCTCAAGATACTTCTACCCTGCAATGCCTCTAGTTATGATTTTTGCAGGAGTTCATATAGTTAAATGGTTAGAGGGTTCAAAATTTCAAAGATTTTATAATTTTATTGCAAACTAA
- a CDS encoding LTA synthase family protein — MDGMLTKITKVEYKTENQRSTRNFIMDNLLLVITILLLFIKSLMFISIAASPSGANIALNTLSYYGKNYFLHISFIVMLVSLAYIFKGKVQVFVLILINFLISIMLFSDLIYYRGFQGFMSVYNLSQTGNLNSMGESIASMFRPVDILFFIDILVLLVIRKRMFYKNARRKVLGFAVLLILGAGIPFYHYYRYDVIEDGANRRYFYNYFSPMLNISVMSPIGYHIHDAASYFENSKRLALNDEDKNQIKAWYDSNKENLPDNEYKAIFKGKNLIFVQVESLEAFLINQKIEGQEITPSLNSIIKNSLYFPNIYEQVSGGNSSDADLMVNTSTHPVRSGSTFFRFPDNKYNSMPVLMKKQGYYTSAFHPDGGGYWNWMPALQSMDFDKTVDTVGFTVDETIGYGLSDESFLRQMKDKLVKQPQPFYSFFVTLTSHMPFVMPEDKKELKLSDNIGGTVLGDYFQSIRYTDKHIGKFLEGLDKEGILDNTVVVIYGDHTGVHKYYKDKLKTIEPKEQWWAEDSMRVPMIIYSKGMEGKQVGTIGGHVDIMPTALYLMGIDEQEYTNTAMGRNLLKTNRNHTILSNGVFVGGAKSEEEKQKAIEALEISDKMLRSNYFKDHK; from the coding sequence ATGGATGGTATGTTAACGAAAATTACGAAGGTAGAATATAAAACAGAAAACCAAAGAAGTACTCGCAATTTTATAATGGACAACCTGTTGTTGGTTATAACCATATTGCTGTTGTTTATAAAATCGCTAATGTTTATAAGTATAGCAGCATCACCAAGTGGAGCTAATATAGCGCTGAATACTTTATCCTACTATGGTAAAAACTACTTTTTGCATATATCCTTTATTGTTATGCTAGTATCTCTTGCCTACATATTTAAAGGAAAAGTTCAGGTCTTCGTTCTTATTTTAATAAACTTTTTAATTTCTATTATGTTATTTTCAGATTTGATATACTACAGAGGCTTTCAAGGTTTCATGTCAGTTTACAATTTATCTCAGACAGGAAATCTAAACAGTATGGGAGAAAGTATAGCATCTATGTTTAGGCCTGTGGACATACTATTTTTTATTGATATTTTAGTACTTCTGGTTATAAGGAAGAGAATGTTCTATAAAAATGCTAGAAGAAAGGTTCTTGGCTTTGCTGTTCTTTTAATATTGGGAGCAGGAATTCCATTTTACCACTATTACAGATATGACGTAATTGAGGATGGAGCTAACAGAAGATATTTTTACAATTACTTCTCACCAATGCTTAACATATCAGTTATGTCACCAATTGGCTACCATATACATGATGCTGCCAGTTATTTTGAAAACTCTAAGAGGCTTGCTTTAAACGACGAAGATAAGAATCAAATAAAGGCTTGGTACGATAGCAATAAGGAAAATCTTCCTGATAATGAGTACAAAGCAATATTTAAAGGGAAGAATCTAATTTTTGTTCAGGTAGAATCGCTAGAAGCCTTTTTAATAAATCAAAAGATTGAAGGACAAGAAATAACTCCAAGCTTAAATAGTATAATAAAGAACAGCTTATATTTTCCTAATATATACGAGCAGGTGTCAGGAGGAAACAGCTCAGATGCTGACCTTATGGTGAATACTTCAACGCATCCAGTAAGAAGCGGTTCAACCTTCTTTAGATTCCCAGACAATAAGTATAATTCTATGCCTGTATTAATGAAAAAACAAGGGTATTACACATCAGCCTTTCATCCAGATGGAGGCGGCTACTGGAATTGGATGCCAGCACTCCAGTCAATGGACTTTGATAAGACTGTTGATACAGTTGGATTTACTGTGGACGAAACTATAGGTTATGGATTAAGTGATGAATCGTTCTTAAGACAAATGAAGGATAAATTAGTCAAGCAGCCGCAGCCTTTTTACTCTTTCTTTGTAACACTCACAAGCCATATGCCTTTTGTAATGCCTGAGGATAAAAAAGAATTAAAACTATCAGATAATATTGGAGGTACTGTATTGGGAGATTACTTCCAAAGCATACGCTATACAGATAAGCATATAGGAAAATTTCTGGAAGGTTTAGATAAAGAAGGAATACTTGATAATACTGTCGTAGTTATTTACGGTGATCATACAGGAGTTCATAAATACTATAAGGATAAGCTTAAAACTATTGAGCCTAAGGAGCAGTGGTGGGCAGAAGATAGCATGAGAGTGCCTATGATAATATATTCAAAGGGAATGGAAGGAAAACAGGTAGGTACAATTGGTGGACATGTAGATATTATGCCTACAGCCTTGTATCTAATGGGAATTGATGAACAAGAGTACACAAATACAGCTATGGGAAGAAATCTTCTTAAGACCAACAGAAATCATACAATATTAAGCAATGGTGTGTTTGTTGGTGGAGCTAAAAGTGAAGAAGAAAAGCAAAAGGCTATAGAAGCTCTTGAAATTTCCGATAAGATGCTAAGAAGCAACTATTTTAAAGATCATAAATAA
- a CDS encoding decaprenyl-phosphate phosphoribosyltransferase, whose protein sequence is MDNFQLEQKYDVKNASYLKNIIKLIRVKHYIKNILVFIPLIFSLNFAKTNLFVNEILAFISFSFAASFVYVINDIVDKDKDKLHPVKRFRPIASGTVTNLQAIVIAIVLISLSLWLGFMLNVKSLIIVIIYLLSNILYSFWLKNVPIIDVSIIALGFLLRVLMGGAAISVPISKWLLLTIMTLSFYLGFAKRRNEMSKVSSTNETRKVLKEYNTNFLDKAMNSMMTLSVAFYALWSIDAQVVKAFDSDKLIATVPFVLIGMFRYSLIIEGDSYGDPTDVLLSDRLLQLVILGYVVFVFLLIYII, encoded by the coding sequence ATGGATAATTTTCAATTAGAACAAAAATATGATGTAAAAAATGCTTCATATTTGAAAAACATTATAAAGCTTATTAGAGTCAAGCATTACATAAAAAATATATTAGTCTTTATTCCGTTAATATTTTCACTAAATTTTGCAAAGACTAACTTATTTGTTAATGAGATACTAGCTTTTATCTCATTTTCTTTTGCTGCGTCCTTTGTATATGTTATAAACGATATAGTTGATAAGGATAAGGATAAACTTCACCCAGTTAAAAGGTTTAGACCTATAGCCTCAGGTACAGTGACAAACCTTCAGGCTATCGTCATTGCTATAGTACTAATTTCTCTTTCTCTGTGGCTGGGATTTATGTTAAATGTAAAGTCTCTAATAATAGTTATAATATATTTATTATCAAATATCCTTTACTCCTTTTGGCTTAAAAACGTACCTATCATAGATGTTTCAATAATTGCTTTAGGCTTTCTTTTAAGAGTTCTTATGGGCGGCGCTGCTATTAGCGTTCCAATATCGAAATGGCTGCTGCTGACCATAATGACGTTATCTTTTTACTTAGGCTTTGCAAAGAGAAGAAATGAAATGTCTAAAGTAAGCAGTACAAATGAGACTAGGAAGGTTTTAAAAGAATATAATACAAACTTTTTAGATAAAGCAATGAATTCAATGATGACTTTGTCTGTGGCTTTCTATGCCCTTTGGTCCATAGATGCACAAGTAGTTAAAGCCTTTGATTCTGATAAGCTCATAGCTACTGTTCCTTTTGTGCTAATCGGAATGTTCAGGTATTCTCTAATTATTGAGGGGGATTCCTATGGTGATCCTACAGATGTGCTTTTATCTGACAGACTGCTGCAATTAGTTATACTTGGATATGTAGTGTTTGTGTTTTTACTGATTTATATAATATAG
- a CDS encoding carbohydrate-binding family 9-like protein produces the protein MRYEVIRIYKNNCSDECIWRSVPAVSIDNYPWDENGYKPKTSVQIFYTETDIHIKFVSEDSNLKAIYKNPNETVCKDTCVEFFFNPNPNSDSRYINFETNAIGNYRIAIGSGRENRRLLQVNPDIFKIKTTVTEDNISNYKGENWSVEYTVPFSFIEIYYGKLDYKNRHTLKGNFYKCGDETRYPHFGSWNQIKTSYPDFHKPEYFGDIILV, from the coding sequence ATGAGATACGAAGTAATAAGAATTTACAAAAATAATTGTAGTGATGAATGTATATGGAGAAGTGTTCCAGCAGTAAGTATTGATAATTATCCTTGGGATGAGAATGGATATAAGCCTAAAACGTCAGTACAAATATTCTATACTGAAACGGATATTCACATTAAATTTGTTTCAGAGGATTCAAATTTAAAGGCTATATATAAGAATCCAAATGAAACTGTATGTAAGGACACCTGTGTTGAATTTTTTTTTAATCCTAATCCAAATTCAGACTCCAGATATATTAATTTTGAGACTAATGCTATTGGCAACTACAGAATTGCAATTGGTTCTGGTAGGGAAAATAGAAGGCTTCTGCAGGTAAACCCAGATATTTTTAAAATAAAGACAACAGTAACCGAAGATAATATTTCAAATTATAAGGGAGAAAATTGGAGCGTTGAATATACCGTACCATTTAGTTTTATTGAAATTTATTATGGAAAACTAGACTATAAAAATAGGCATACATTAAAAGGGAATTTCTATAAGTGTGGGGATGAAACTAGGTATCCCCATTTTGGAAGCTGGAATCAAATTAAAACTTCATATCCTGATTTTCATAAACCTGAATATTTTGGAGATATTATACTAGTATAA